One genomic segment of Sminthopsis crassicaudata isolate SCR6 chromosome 4, ASM4859323v1, whole genome shotgun sequence includes these proteins:
- the FBF1 gene encoding fas-binding factor 1 isoform X8 produces MSPEKPLQLTASPRDSLGSSRGFSARARKKSILEDDFYSTMAAQAGADAEFSDMSEADPQTLLRSMKDMDDMDADLLGLKKSNLSSNKTTAKDSGKEEFSDDFPRPSGKLIASERGDNISTKKPMPSTGSTGRPYRKFSFDDLEDPLAGLLSDEEEETAKKPAVKENKTVPEKSPAMVKNQGASLSSTPGDTPILKKEELKFDDGDDLMTALGFGDSPKTERKQEKGVQDGPRPARTKLDELLGRGTASKLLERPGTGEHREFRLDKKYQKQPDKDDPWGDDDFAFGAYQPTMASSCESRQSRRQSVSRFSAETLTNSKGEQCSKQSTPATASPAHLGKGGADWLGLKDEDFDPLLPSATKESSKAGLGMATPSGPSPAARPSAPASLPGSGVRPPTDATATPHKPNPSPKRGTLEEKEDDDWLSHALSRKKSQILAKEEQSVTSKGLSSTETSDLPIVSQPTQGPEPTAARGTPGTAPEAVSAHPRGSGVPQTDVHPQIAPVLPAAEPKRNTLPGEAPSTDIAAYFRRSQELLGTSMPVQGLLPESLALSLLPGGEYQRRILAAQAQLQGGTAELQEELLKSQTRQSELETQVRKLELERTQQHILLESLQQRHQADLELIENAHRSRVKVLETSYHQREERLQRENEELTVQYLSHCQEAEKARTELLAQHQRRLAAAEQEKDQEIERLQNLQKASIREIQKDHEEQLQRLKRLKDREIDAVTSATSHTRSLNGVIEQMEKFSCNLNELSSRVEATHLTNSQELEIGARQRDKQLQALQERLTLQQRDMEDERNRLHEIIGKMEARLNEQSRLLEQERWRVSAEQSKAESTQRSLEEQRKVMNQQLSMERAELEKAKNALLEEQKSIMNKCAEEGRRLAAEWADFYAQQKLSKERAEREAERVLQVDCQREGTIVSLAKEQAELKIRASELRLREEQLAGEWEILERERQELRLEKEKVNAAALRIKLRAEEVESMNKVASQKYEEGERALREAHKLQSEQQARLQLVQQQQEQLRQQEQQLHQENLNLAQQRRQLDHLRLDLPSPIIGLTPAIQVLNSSNLKAVTPPTMTISGCSQPSAGQGPSHLHAKLVMLKHLANKDRDFLEDEQFFLETLKKSTYSMTPYTA; encoded by the exons ATGTCACCTGAGAAGCCTCTCCAATTAACTGCAAGTCCCAGGGACAGCCTAGGATCATCTCGGGGTTTTTCTGCAAGGGCCCGAAAAAA ATCCATTCTGGAAGATGATTTCTACAGCACCATGGCAGCCCAGGCAGGTGCAGATGCTGAG TTTTCTGATATGTCAGAAGCAGATCCACAGACTTTGCTGCGGTCTATGAAG GATATGGATGACATGGATGCTGATCTCTTAGGCCTGAAGAAGTCCAACCTATCTAGTAATAAAACAACTGCAAAAGATTCTGGAAAAGAGGAATTTTCTGATGATTTCCCTAGACCTTCAGGAAAACTAATAGCCAGTGAGAGAG gagataataTTTCCACAAAGAAGCCTATGCCTTCCACTGGGAGCACTGGGCGCCCGTACAGGAAGTTTTCCTTTGACG ATTTGGAGGACCCCTTAGCAGGACTTCTTtctgatgaagaagaagaaactgCCAAGAAGCCAGCTGTGAAAGAGAATAAAACAGTTCCTGAAAAGAGCCCTGCCATGGTTAAAAATCAAG GTGCCTCTCTCTCTTCAACTCCTGGTGATACCCCCATTCTAAAGAAAGAGGAGCTGAAGTTTGATGATGGGGATGACCTCATGACTGCCCTTGGATTTGGAGACAGTCCTAAGACAGAGCGGAAGCAGGAAAAGGGAGTCCA GGATGGTCCCCGTCCTGCTCGCACTAAACTAGATGAGCTACTAGGACGTGGAACTGCCTCCAAGCTCCTGGAAAGACCAGGTACTGGGGAGCACCGGGAGTTCAGGCTGGATAAGAAGTACCAGAAACAACCTG ACAAAGATGATCCCTGGGGAGATGATGACTTTGCCTTTGGAGCCTATCAACCCACAATGGCCTCCTCCTGTGAGAGCCGACAGTCTCGCCGGCAATCTGTCAG CAGGTTTTCAGCAGAAACTCTCACCAATTCCAAAGGAGAGCAATGCTCTAAACAGAGCACACCAGCTACAGCCAGCCCTGCTCATCTGGGGAAGGGAGGAGCTGACTGGCTAGGCCTCAAGGATGAGGACTTTGACCCACTCCTTCCATCTGCCACCAAAGAATCCAGCAAGGCTGGCTTAGGAATGGCTACACCATCAGGACCCAGCCCTGCAGCCCGGCCCTCTGCCCCAGCCAGTCTGCCTGGCTCAGGGGTGAGGCCGCCTACTGATGCTACAGCTACCCCTCACAAACCCAACCCATCTCCCAAGAGAGGAACATTGGAGGAAAAAGAAGACGACGATTGGCTGAGCCATGCCTTATCTCGGAAAAAATCTCAGATTTTAGCTAAAGAGGAGCAGTCTGTGACTTCTAAGGGCCTGAGCTCTACTGAAACATCAGATCTTCCCATTGTCAG TCAACCTACTCAAGGGCCCGAGCCAACAGCTGCCAGAGGAACCCCAGGGACAGCACCAGAAGCTGTATCTGCCCATCCCAGGGGCAGTGG GGTTCCCCAGACTGATGTCCATCCCCAGATTGCCCCTGTACTTCCTGCAGCTGAACCAAAGAGAAACACTCTTCCTGGAGAAGCTCCCAGCACTG ACATTGCAGCTTATTTTCGGAGATCCCAAGAACTATTAGGAACTTCCATGCCCGTACAG GGCCTTCTTCCAGAGAGCCTGGCCCTGAGTTTGCTGCCAGGAGGGGAGTATCAGAGGAGGATCCTGGCTGCACAGGCCCAGCTACAGGGTGGCACAGCAGAACTCCAAGAGGAGCTATTAAAAAGTCAGACCCGACAGTCTGAACTGGAGACCCAG GTACGGAAGCTGGAACTGGAGAGAACTCAGCAGCATATCTTGCTGGAAAGTTTGCAGCAGCGGCACCAGGCCGACTTGGAGCTCATTGAGAATGCACATAG GAGCCGGGTAAAGGTACTAGAAACATCATACCATCAGCGAGAAGAGCGActacagagagagaatgaggagctGACAGTTCAGTATCTGTCTCACTGCCAGGAGGCCGAGAAGGCCCGAACTGAGCTTCTGGCACAACATCAGCGTCGCCTTGCTGCTGCTGAGCAAGAGAAAGACCAGGAGATCGAGAGGCTTCAGAATTTACAGAA GGCATCCATTCGAGAGATACAAAAGGACCATGAGGAACAGCTTCAAAGACTGAAGCGGCTGAAAGACCGGGAAATTGATGCTGTTACAAGTGCTACTTCCCATACCCG GTCCCTCAATGGggttattgaacaaatggagaagttttcCTGTAACCTTAATGAGCTCTCATCTCGTGTGGAAGCCACTCACCTTACCAATTCCCAAGAGCTAGAGATAGGGGCCCGTCAGCGTGATAAGCAGCTTCAAG CTCTTCAGGAAAGGTTAACTCTGCAGCAGCGTGACATGGAAGATGAGAGGAACAGGCTACATGAGATTATTGGGAAGATGGAGGCCCGCCTAAATGAACAGAGCCGTCTCCTAGAGCAA GAACGCTGGCGGGTGAGTGCTGAGCAGTCCAAGGCAGAGTCTACACAGCGCTCCCTGGAGGAGCAGAGGAAGGTTATGAACCAGCAGCTCAGCATGGAGCGGGCGGAGCTGGAGAAGGCCAAG AATGCTTTATTGGAGGAGCAGAAGTCAATCATGAACAAGTGTGCGGAGGAGGGACGGCGGCTGGCCGCAGAGTGGGCTGATTTCTATGCCCAGCAAAAGCTAAGTAAAGAGCGGGCGGAGCGCGAGGCGGAGCGTGTGCTTCAAGTGGACTGCCAGAGGGAGGGTACCATCGTCAGTCTGGCCAAG GAACAAGCAGAGTTGAAGATCAGAGCAAGTGAGCTGCGGCTTCGGGAGGAACAGCTGGCCGGAGAGTGGGAAATCCTGGAACGGGAACGGCAAGAACTGAGGCTAGAGAAGGAGAAGGTCAATGCAGCCGCCCTGCGCATCAAGCTCCGAGCTGAGGAAGTTGAAAGCATGAACAAG GTGGCCTCTCAGAAGTATGAGGAGGGAGAGCGGGCCCTTCGGGAGGCTCATAAGCTGCAGTCAGAACAACAGGCCCGGCTCCAGCTTGTACAGCAGCAGCAGGAACAACTCCGGCAGCAAGAGCAGCAGCTGCACCAG GAGAATTTGAATTTGGCTCAACAGAGGAGGCAGCTGGATCACCTTCGATTGGATCTTCCCTCTCCCATCATAGGGCTAACCCCTGCGATCCAGGTCTTAAATTCTTCCAACTTGAAGG CTGTCACCCCTCCTACCATGACCATTTCTGGATGCAGTCAGCCTTCTGCAGGGCAGGGCCCTTCCCATTTGCATGCCAAACTGGTGATGCTGAAACACTTGGCTAACAAG
- the FBF1 gene encoding fas-binding factor 1 isoform X7, whose product MRSAMSPEKPLQLTASPRDSLGSSRGFSARARKKSILEDDFYSTMAAQAGADAEFSDMSEADPQTLLRSMKDMDDMDADLLGLKKSNLSSNKTTAKDSGKEEFSDDFPRPSGKLIASERGDNISTKKPMPSTGSTGRPYRKFSFDDLEDPLAGLLSDEEEETAKKPAVKENKTVPEKSPAMVKNQGASLSSTPGDTPILKKEELKFDDGDDLMTALGFGDSPKTERKQEKGVQDGPRPARTKLDELLGRGTASKLLERPGTGEHREFRLDKKYQKQPDKDDPWGDDDFAFGAYQPTMASSCESRQSRRQSVSRFSAETLTNSKGEQCSKQSTPATASPAHLGKGGADWLGLKDEDFDPLLPSATKESSKAGLGMATPSGPSPAARPSAPASLPGSGVRPPTDATATPHKPNPSPKRGTLEEKEDDDWLSHALSRKKSQILAKEEQSVTSKGLSSTETSDLPIVSQPTQGPEPTAARGTPGTAPEAVSAHPRGSGVPQTDVHPQIAPVLPAAEPKRNTLPGEAPSTDIAAYFRRSQELLGTSMPVQGLLPESLALSLLPGGEYQRRILAAQAQLQGGTAELQEELLKSQTRQSELETQVRKLELERTQQHILLESLQQRHQADLELIENAHRSRVKVLETSYHQREERLQRENEELTVQYLSHCQEAEKARTELLAQHQRRLAAAEQEKDQEIERLQNLQKASIREIQKDHEEQLQRLKRLKDREIDAVTSATSHTRSLNGVIEQMEKFSCNLNELSSRVEATHLTNSQELEIGARQRDKQLQALQERLTLQQRDMEDERNRLHEIIGKMEARLNEQSRLLEQERWRVSAEQSKAESTQRSLEEQRKVMNQQLSMERAELEKAKNALLEEQKSIMNKCAEEGRRLAAEWADFYAQQKLSKERAEREAERVLQVDCQREGTIVSLAKEQAELKIRASELRLREEQLAGEWEILERERQELRLEKEKVNAAALRIKLRAEEVESMNKVASQKYEEGERALREAHKLQSEQQARLQLVQQQQEQLRQQEQQLHQENLNLAQQRRQLDHLRLDLPSPIIGLTPAIQVLNSSNLKAVTPPTMTISGCSQPSAGQGPSHLHAKLVMLKHLANKDRDFLEDEQFFLETLKKSTYSMTPYTA is encoded by the exons ATGAGGTCAG CAATGTCACCTGAGAAGCCTCTCCAATTAACTGCAAGTCCCAGGGACAGCCTAGGATCATCTCGGGGTTTTTCTGCAAGGGCCCGAAAAAA ATCCATTCTGGAAGATGATTTCTACAGCACCATGGCAGCCCAGGCAGGTGCAGATGCTGAG TTTTCTGATATGTCAGAAGCAGATCCACAGACTTTGCTGCGGTCTATGAAG GATATGGATGACATGGATGCTGATCTCTTAGGCCTGAAGAAGTCCAACCTATCTAGTAATAAAACAACTGCAAAAGATTCTGGAAAAGAGGAATTTTCTGATGATTTCCCTAGACCTTCAGGAAAACTAATAGCCAGTGAGAGAG gagataataTTTCCACAAAGAAGCCTATGCCTTCCACTGGGAGCACTGGGCGCCCGTACAGGAAGTTTTCCTTTGACG ATTTGGAGGACCCCTTAGCAGGACTTCTTtctgatgaagaagaagaaactgCCAAGAAGCCAGCTGTGAAAGAGAATAAAACAGTTCCTGAAAAGAGCCCTGCCATGGTTAAAAATCAAG GTGCCTCTCTCTCTTCAACTCCTGGTGATACCCCCATTCTAAAGAAAGAGGAGCTGAAGTTTGATGATGGGGATGACCTCATGACTGCCCTTGGATTTGGAGACAGTCCTAAGACAGAGCGGAAGCAGGAAAAGGGAGTCCA GGATGGTCCCCGTCCTGCTCGCACTAAACTAGATGAGCTACTAGGACGTGGAACTGCCTCCAAGCTCCTGGAAAGACCAGGTACTGGGGAGCACCGGGAGTTCAGGCTGGATAAGAAGTACCAGAAACAACCTG ACAAAGATGATCCCTGGGGAGATGATGACTTTGCCTTTGGAGCCTATCAACCCACAATGGCCTCCTCCTGTGAGAGCCGACAGTCTCGCCGGCAATCTGTCAG CAGGTTTTCAGCAGAAACTCTCACCAATTCCAAAGGAGAGCAATGCTCTAAACAGAGCACACCAGCTACAGCCAGCCCTGCTCATCTGGGGAAGGGAGGAGCTGACTGGCTAGGCCTCAAGGATGAGGACTTTGACCCACTCCTTCCATCTGCCACCAAAGAATCCAGCAAGGCTGGCTTAGGAATGGCTACACCATCAGGACCCAGCCCTGCAGCCCGGCCCTCTGCCCCAGCCAGTCTGCCTGGCTCAGGGGTGAGGCCGCCTACTGATGCTACAGCTACCCCTCACAAACCCAACCCATCTCCCAAGAGAGGAACATTGGAGGAAAAAGAAGACGACGATTGGCTGAGCCATGCCTTATCTCGGAAAAAATCTCAGATTTTAGCTAAAGAGGAGCAGTCTGTGACTTCTAAGGGCCTGAGCTCTACTGAAACATCAGATCTTCCCATTGTCAG TCAACCTACTCAAGGGCCCGAGCCAACAGCTGCCAGAGGAACCCCAGGGACAGCACCAGAAGCTGTATCTGCCCATCCCAGGGGCAGTGG GGTTCCCCAGACTGATGTCCATCCCCAGATTGCCCCTGTACTTCCTGCAGCTGAACCAAAGAGAAACACTCTTCCTGGAGAAGCTCCCAGCACTG ACATTGCAGCTTATTTTCGGAGATCCCAAGAACTATTAGGAACTTCCATGCCCGTACAG GGCCTTCTTCCAGAGAGCCTGGCCCTGAGTTTGCTGCCAGGAGGGGAGTATCAGAGGAGGATCCTGGCTGCACAGGCCCAGCTACAGGGTGGCACAGCAGAACTCCAAGAGGAGCTATTAAAAAGTCAGACCCGACAGTCTGAACTGGAGACCCAG GTACGGAAGCTGGAACTGGAGAGAACTCAGCAGCATATCTTGCTGGAAAGTTTGCAGCAGCGGCACCAGGCCGACTTGGAGCTCATTGAGAATGCACATAG GAGCCGGGTAAAGGTACTAGAAACATCATACCATCAGCGAGAAGAGCGActacagagagagaatgaggagctGACAGTTCAGTATCTGTCTCACTGCCAGGAGGCCGAGAAGGCCCGAACTGAGCTTCTGGCACAACATCAGCGTCGCCTTGCTGCTGCTGAGCAAGAGAAAGACCAGGAGATCGAGAGGCTTCAGAATTTACAGAA GGCATCCATTCGAGAGATACAAAAGGACCATGAGGAACAGCTTCAAAGACTGAAGCGGCTGAAAGACCGGGAAATTGATGCTGTTACAAGTGCTACTTCCCATACCCG GTCCCTCAATGGggttattgaacaaatggagaagttttcCTGTAACCTTAATGAGCTCTCATCTCGTGTGGAAGCCACTCACCTTACCAATTCCCAAGAGCTAGAGATAGGGGCCCGTCAGCGTGATAAGCAGCTTCAAG CTCTTCAGGAAAGGTTAACTCTGCAGCAGCGTGACATGGAAGATGAGAGGAACAGGCTACATGAGATTATTGGGAAGATGGAGGCCCGCCTAAATGAACAGAGCCGTCTCCTAGAGCAA GAACGCTGGCGGGTGAGTGCTGAGCAGTCCAAGGCAGAGTCTACACAGCGCTCCCTGGAGGAGCAGAGGAAGGTTATGAACCAGCAGCTCAGCATGGAGCGGGCGGAGCTGGAGAAGGCCAAG AATGCTTTATTGGAGGAGCAGAAGTCAATCATGAACAAGTGTGCGGAGGAGGGACGGCGGCTGGCCGCAGAGTGGGCTGATTTCTATGCCCAGCAAAAGCTAAGTAAAGAGCGGGCGGAGCGCGAGGCGGAGCGTGTGCTTCAAGTGGACTGCCAGAGGGAGGGTACCATCGTCAGTCTGGCCAAG GAACAAGCAGAGTTGAAGATCAGAGCAAGTGAGCTGCGGCTTCGGGAGGAACAGCTGGCCGGAGAGTGGGAAATCCTGGAACGGGAACGGCAAGAACTGAGGCTAGAGAAGGAGAAGGTCAATGCAGCCGCCCTGCGCATCAAGCTCCGAGCTGAGGAAGTTGAAAGCATGAACAAG GTGGCCTCTCAGAAGTATGAGGAGGGAGAGCGGGCCCTTCGGGAGGCTCATAAGCTGCAGTCAGAACAACAGGCCCGGCTCCAGCTTGTACAGCAGCAGCAGGAACAACTCCGGCAGCAAGAGCAGCAGCTGCACCAG GAGAATTTGAATTTGGCTCAACAGAGGAGGCAGCTGGATCACCTTCGATTGGATCTTCCCTCTCCCATCATAGGGCTAACCCCTGCGATCCAGGTCTTAAATTCTTCCAACTTGAAGG CTGTCACCCCTCCTACCATGACCATTTCTGGATGCAGTCAGCCTTCTGCAGGGCAGGGCCCTTCCCATTTGCATGCCAAACTGGTGATGCTGAAACACTTGGCTAACAAG
- the FBF1 gene encoding fas-binding factor 1 isoform X4: MATKMKKGLKSSIDDMLGDLLDDDTMSPEKPLQLTASPRDSLGSSRGFSARARKKSILEDDFYSTMAAQAGADAEFSDMSEADPQTLLRSMKDMDDMDADLLGLKKSNLSSNKTTAKDSGKEEFSDDFPRPSGKLIASERGDNISTKKPMPSTGSTGRPYRKFSFDDLEDPLAGLLSDEEEETAKKPAVKENKTVPEKSPAMVKNQGASLSSTPGDTPILKKEELKFDDGDDLMTALGFGDSPKTERKQEKGVQDGPRPARTKLDELLGRGTASKLLERPGTGEHREFRLDKKYQKQPDKDDPWGDDDFAFGAYQPTMASSCESRQSRRQSVSRFSAETLTNSKGEQCSKQSTPATASPAHLGKGGADWLGLKDEDFDPLLPSATKESSKAGLGMATPSGPSPAARPSAPASLPGSGVRPPTDATATPHKPNPSPKRGTLEEKEDDDWLSHALSRKKSQILAKEEQSVTSKGLSSTETSDLPIVSQPTQGPEPTAARGTPGTAPEAVSAHPRGSGVPQTDVHPQIAPVLPAAEPKRNTLPGEAPSTDIAAYFRRSQELLGTSMPVQGLLPESLALSLLPGGEYQRRILAAQAQLQGGTAELQEELLKSQTRQSELETQVRKLELERTQQHILLESLQQRHQADLELIENAHRSRVKVLETSYHQREERLQRENEELTVQYLSHCQEAEKARTELLAQHQRRLAAAEQEKDQEIERLQNLQKASIREIQKDHEEQLQRLKRLKDREIDAVTSATSHTRSLNGVIEQMEKFSCNLNELSSRVEATHLTNSQELEIGARQRDKQLQALQERLTLQQRDMEDERNRLHEIIGKMEARLNEQSRLLEQERWRVSAEQSKAESTQRSLEEQRKVMNQQLSMERAELEKAKNALLEEQKSIMNKCAEEGRRLAAEWADFYAQQKLSKERAEREAERVLQVDCQREGTIVSLAKEQAELKIRASELRLREEQLAGEWEILERERQELRLEKEKVNAAALRIKLRAEEVESMNKVASQKYEEGERALREAHKLQSEQQARLQLVQQQQEQLRQQEQQLHQENLNLAQQRRQLDHLRLDLPSPIIGLTPAIQVLNSSNLKAVTPPTMTISGCSQPSAGQGPSHLHAKLVMLKHLANKDRDFLEDEQFFLETLKKSTYSMTPYTA; this comes from the exons ATG gccacaaaaatgaagaaaggccTGAAAA GCTCGATTGATGATATGCTTGGCGACCTCTTGGATGATGATA CAATGTCACCTGAGAAGCCTCTCCAATTAACTGCAAGTCCCAGGGACAGCCTAGGATCATCTCGGGGTTTTTCTGCAAGGGCCCGAAAAAA ATCCATTCTGGAAGATGATTTCTACAGCACCATGGCAGCCCAGGCAGGTGCAGATGCTGAG TTTTCTGATATGTCAGAAGCAGATCCACAGACTTTGCTGCGGTCTATGAAG GATATGGATGACATGGATGCTGATCTCTTAGGCCTGAAGAAGTCCAACCTATCTAGTAATAAAACAACTGCAAAAGATTCTGGAAAAGAGGAATTTTCTGATGATTTCCCTAGACCTTCAGGAAAACTAATAGCCAGTGAGAGAG gagataataTTTCCACAAAGAAGCCTATGCCTTCCACTGGGAGCACTGGGCGCCCGTACAGGAAGTTTTCCTTTGACG ATTTGGAGGACCCCTTAGCAGGACTTCTTtctgatgaagaagaagaaactgCCAAGAAGCCAGCTGTGAAAGAGAATAAAACAGTTCCTGAAAAGAGCCCTGCCATGGTTAAAAATCAAG GTGCCTCTCTCTCTTCAACTCCTGGTGATACCCCCATTCTAAAGAAAGAGGAGCTGAAGTTTGATGATGGGGATGACCTCATGACTGCCCTTGGATTTGGAGACAGTCCTAAGACAGAGCGGAAGCAGGAAAAGGGAGTCCA GGATGGTCCCCGTCCTGCTCGCACTAAACTAGATGAGCTACTAGGACGTGGAACTGCCTCCAAGCTCCTGGAAAGACCAGGTACTGGGGAGCACCGGGAGTTCAGGCTGGATAAGAAGTACCAGAAACAACCTG ACAAAGATGATCCCTGGGGAGATGATGACTTTGCCTTTGGAGCCTATCAACCCACAATGGCCTCCTCCTGTGAGAGCCGACAGTCTCGCCGGCAATCTGTCAG CAGGTTTTCAGCAGAAACTCTCACCAATTCCAAAGGAGAGCAATGCTCTAAACAGAGCACACCAGCTACAGCCAGCCCTGCTCATCTGGGGAAGGGAGGAGCTGACTGGCTAGGCCTCAAGGATGAGGACTTTGACCCACTCCTTCCATCTGCCACCAAAGAATCCAGCAAGGCTGGCTTAGGAATGGCTACACCATCAGGACCCAGCCCTGCAGCCCGGCCCTCTGCCCCAGCCAGTCTGCCTGGCTCAGGGGTGAGGCCGCCTACTGATGCTACAGCTACCCCTCACAAACCCAACCCATCTCCCAAGAGAGGAACATTGGAGGAAAAAGAAGACGACGATTGGCTGAGCCATGCCTTATCTCGGAAAAAATCTCAGATTTTAGCTAAAGAGGAGCAGTCTGTGACTTCTAAGGGCCTGAGCTCTACTGAAACATCAGATCTTCCCATTGTCAG TCAACCTACTCAAGGGCCCGAGCCAACAGCTGCCAGAGGAACCCCAGGGACAGCACCAGAAGCTGTATCTGCCCATCCCAGGGGCAGTGG GGTTCCCCAGACTGATGTCCATCCCCAGATTGCCCCTGTACTTCCTGCAGCTGAACCAAAGAGAAACACTCTTCCTGGAGAAGCTCCCAGCACTG ACATTGCAGCTTATTTTCGGAGATCCCAAGAACTATTAGGAACTTCCATGCCCGTACAG GGCCTTCTTCCAGAGAGCCTGGCCCTGAGTTTGCTGCCAGGAGGGGAGTATCAGAGGAGGATCCTGGCTGCACAGGCCCAGCTACAGGGTGGCACAGCAGAACTCCAAGAGGAGCTATTAAAAAGTCAGACCCGACAGTCTGAACTGGAGACCCAG GTACGGAAGCTGGAACTGGAGAGAACTCAGCAGCATATCTTGCTGGAAAGTTTGCAGCAGCGGCACCAGGCCGACTTGGAGCTCATTGAGAATGCACATAG GAGCCGGGTAAAGGTACTAGAAACATCATACCATCAGCGAGAAGAGCGActacagagagagaatgaggagctGACAGTTCAGTATCTGTCTCACTGCCAGGAGGCCGAGAAGGCCCGAACTGAGCTTCTGGCACAACATCAGCGTCGCCTTGCTGCTGCTGAGCAAGAGAAAGACCAGGAGATCGAGAGGCTTCAGAATTTACAGAA GGCATCCATTCGAGAGATACAAAAGGACCATGAGGAACAGCTTCAAAGACTGAAGCGGCTGAAAGACCGGGAAATTGATGCTGTTACAAGTGCTACTTCCCATACCCG GTCCCTCAATGGggttattgaacaaatggagaagttttcCTGTAACCTTAATGAGCTCTCATCTCGTGTGGAAGCCACTCACCTTACCAATTCCCAAGAGCTAGAGATAGGGGCCCGTCAGCGTGATAAGCAGCTTCAAG CTCTTCAGGAAAGGTTAACTCTGCAGCAGCGTGACATGGAAGATGAGAGGAACAGGCTACATGAGATTATTGGGAAGATGGAGGCCCGCCTAAATGAACAGAGCCGTCTCCTAGAGCAA GAACGCTGGCGGGTGAGTGCTGAGCAGTCCAAGGCAGAGTCTACACAGCGCTCCCTGGAGGAGCAGAGGAAGGTTATGAACCAGCAGCTCAGCATGGAGCGGGCGGAGCTGGAGAAGGCCAAG AATGCTTTATTGGAGGAGCAGAAGTCAATCATGAACAAGTGTGCGGAGGAGGGACGGCGGCTGGCCGCAGAGTGGGCTGATTTCTATGCCCAGCAAAAGCTAAGTAAAGAGCGGGCGGAGCGCGAGGCGGAGCGTGTGCTTCAAGTGGACTGCCAGAGGGAGGGTACCATCGTCAGTCTGGCCAAG GAACAAGCAGAGTTGAAGATCAGAGCAAGTGAGCTGCGGCTTCGGGAGGAACAGCTGGCCGGAGAGTGGGAAATCCTGGAACGGGAACGGCAAGAACTGAGGCTAGAGAAGGAGAAGGTCAATGCAGCCGCCCTGCGCATCAAGCTCCGAGCTGAGGAAGTTGAAAGCATGAACAAG GTGGCCTCTCAGAAGTATGAGGAGGGAGAGCGGGCCCTTCGGGAGGCTCATAAGCTGCAGTCAGAACAACAGGCCCGGCTCCAGCTTGTACAGCAGCAGCAGGAACAACTCCGGCAGCAAGAGCAGCAGCTGCACCAG GAGAATTTGAATTTGGCTCAACAGAGGAGGCAGCTGGATCACCTTCGATTGGATCTTCCCTCTCCCATCATAGGGCTAACCCCTGCGATCCAGGTCTTAAATTCTTCCAACTTGAAGG CTGTCACCCCTCCTACCATGACCATTTCTGGATGCAGTCAGCCTTCTGCAGGGCAGGGCCCTTCCCATTTGCATGCCAAACTGGTGATGCTGAAACACTTGGCTAACAAG